A genomic window from Candidatus Eisenbacteria bacterium includes:
- a CDS encoding RidA family protein translates to MSRQRVASGSPYEAPIGFSRALRIGNRVLAAGTAPVWPDGSCPDDAEAQATRCFEIILAALREAGAGAEHVVRTRMYLTHAADWEAVGRAHGAIFRDVRPVATMVVVKELLDPRWRVEIEAEAELG, encoded by the coding sequence ATGAGCCGGCAGCGCGTCGCCTCGGGATCGCCCTACGAAGCGCCGATCGGATTCAGCCGCGCGCTGCGGATCGGCAATCGCGTGCTGGCGGCGGGCACCGCGCCGGTGTGGCCCGACGGCTCGTGCCCCGACGATGCGGAAGCGCAGGCCACGCGGTGCTTCGAGATCATCCTGGCCGCGCTGCGTGAAGCCGGCGCCGGAGCCGAGCACGTGGTGCGCACCCGCATGTACCTGACGCACGCCGCCGACTGGGAAGCCGTCGGTCGCGCGCACGGGGCGATCTTCCGCGACGTACGTCCGGTCGCCACCATGGTCGTGGTCAAGGAGTTGCTCGATCCGCGCTGGCGCGTCGAGATCGAGGCGGAAGCCGAACTCGGGTAG